In a genomic window of Mucilaginibacter sp. KACC 22063:
- a CDS encoding LytR/AlgR family response regulator transcription factor, whose product MESSISCVVIDDEPLAQDLIEKYIGRISSLNLLAKCENAIDAIERVSVLKPDLIFLDVNMPEMTGIEFIKTFSSYKPLIVLTTAYPEYAVDGYELDVLDFILKPITFERFVKAINKVKDKLARSTEHLLPANDPALTTELNKPVSGEAEIKNRQILFKENKKFVNVSIDEIHFVEGMKDYLKIHTSSKVLITHMTMTKIEEMLPQREFLRVNRSFIVRKSSVKSINGNTIELITNEEVPIGIRYREAIKGLAEGGAL is encoded by the coding sequence ATGGAAAGTAGCATATCATGTGTTGTAATTGATGACGAGCCATTAGCACAGGATCTGATTGAAAAATATATAGGCAGAATTTCATCGCTTAACCTGTTGGCCAAATGTGAAAATGCAATTGATGCAATTGAAAGAGTTTCTGTTTTAAAACCTGATCTTATATTTCTGGATGTTAATATGCCCGAAATGACCGGTATCGAGTTTATTAAAACCTTCAGTTCTTATAAACCTTTAATTGTACTTACAACTGCATATCCCGAGTATGCTGTTGATGGTTACGAACTTGATGTGCTTGATTTTATTTTAAAGCCAATAACATTTGAACGTTTTGTAAAAGCTATAAATAAAGTTAAAGATAAACTGGCGCGAAGCACCGAACATTTATTGCCTGCGAATGACCCTGCCTTGACTACTGAATTAAACAAGCCAGTATCTGGCGAAGCAGAAATTAAAAACAGGCAGATCCTTTTTAAGGAGAATAAAAAGTTTGTAAATGTTTCTATAGATGAAATCCATTTTGTTGAGGGTATGAAGGATTACCTGAAGATACATACCTCATCAAAAGTGCTTATAACCCACATGACCATGACTAAAATAGAAGAGATGTTACCTCAGAGAGAATTTCTAAGGGTAAACAGATCATTCATTGTCAGAAAATCATCTGTAAAATCTATCAACGGCAATACCATAGAGCTGATAACCAATGAAGAAGTGCCCATTGGTATCAGGTACCGCGAAGCTATAAAGGGCCTTGCAGAAGGCGGAGCCTTATAA
- a CDS encoding sensor histidine kinase, whose protein sequence is MSKQTNQITAILSGTNSRRSTTVIIHIAFWLLIFKWFLFQAQWVTGDSHPTATYLIGLQKYIIILACFYGVSFALKTKQDAIHTAFYVSLILLFTLTIYGISAYYLYNYINHTQDMPPYYRRFVKNISQYGAWTFVKDYNVLYFHFEQLGLALFPALTIKIFRVAFKSRLEKLKLEKDNLTLELNFLRSQINPHFLFNTLNSVYSLIEDKDETAASMVFALSSMMRYALYDSNASEIDASKELYFIKNYIDIQNIRHSNRLSIELNIADDLDVVKVPSLLLINFVENAFKHGVDKMVKDSWIKINAWIDDTKAFCFEVTNLKPAANLRKSVGGIGVSNTRRRLDLLYPNRHTLEISEDEKIYNVLLKIW, encoded by the coding sequence ATGTCAAAACAAACTAACCAAATCACAGCAATACTTTCTGGCACAAACAGCCGCCGTTCCACTACCGTTATAATTCATATTGCGTTTTGGTTGCTCATTTTTAAATGGTTTCTGTTTCAGGCGCAATGGGTCACGGGCGATAGCCACCCTACTGCTACATACCTCATCGGATTACAAAAGTACATCATCATATTAGCCTGCTTTTATGGCGTTTCATTTGCCTTAAAAACTAAGCAGGATGCCATTCATACAGCTTTTTATGTAAGCCTGATACTCCTATTTACACTAACTATATATGGTATAAGCGCATATTACCTATATAATTATATCAACCACACACAGGATATGCCTCCCTATTACCGGCGGTTTGTAAAAAACATATCGCAATATGGTGCCTGGACATTTGTAAAAGATTACAATGTATTATATTTTCATTTCGAGCAGCTGGGCTTAGCTTTATTTCCAGCTTTAACGATTAAAATATTCAGGGTTGCTTTTAAATCGAGGTTAGAGAAGCTTAAACTTGAAAAGGATAATCTTACGCTCGAACTCAATTTTTTGCGCTCGCAGATTAATCCGCACTTTTTGTTTAATACACTAAACAGCGTATATTCTTTAATTGAAGACAAGGACGAAACAGCTGCATCAATGGTCTTTGCGCTTTCAAGTATGATGCGTTATGCACTTTATGATTCAAATGCCTCGGAAATTGATGCCAGTAAAGAATTGTATTTCATAAAAAACTATATTGATATCCAGAACATCAGGCACAGTAACAGGCTGTCAATAGAATTAAATATAGCCGATGATCTGGATGTGGTTAAAGTACCTTCGTTATTGCTGATCAATTTTGTTGAAAATGCCTTTAAGCATGGCGTTGATAAAATGGTAAAAGATTCGTGGATTAAGATTAATGCATGGATAGATGATACAAAAGCATTTTGTTTTGAAGTAACTAATCTAAAGCCAGCAGCTAATTTAAGAAAGTCAGTAGGGGGTATTGGTGTATCTAATACCAGGAGAAGGTTGGACTTACTATACCCCAACCGCCATACGCTTGAAATATCAGAAGATGAGAAAATATATAACGTACTGTTGAAAATTTGGTAA
- a CDS encoding peptidase domain-containing ABC transporter, giving the protein MASFPYYRQLESMDCGPTCLKMISKYYGKRFSLDTLRQKTKHSRNGVSLLGISQAAEQIGFRTVGARVNYEDLKESIHLPCIAHWDQNHFIVVYKIKKDRVFVADPGKSLLSYPKKEFLQKWAFNAAEKKQDGIVLLIEPTPNFYTEEEEQDTSIKATKILRYLRGYKKLFIQLLIGLLAAALLQTIFPFLTQSIVDIGINNNNINFINMILLGQLMLSLGQTTIELIRGWILLHISTRISISILSDFLTKLLRLPLSFFDTKITGDIMQRISDQKRVETFLTSTFLNTVFSFITLIVFGSVLVSYSQSIFLIFLGGSLTYFTWVYLFLKFRKKLDYKRFEISAANQNNIIQLMSGIHEIKMNDCGTQKLWEWERIQAQLFKFNTKSLSLSQYQQVGAVFINQTKNILIVFLAAKLVISGNLTLGSMLAIQFIVGQLNSPVEQFIQFLQSAQDAKISVDRLNDVHEVSDEEPDDRQFIKRLPPDKSIRLSNITFTYPGAGNHPVLKGIDLYIPEGKITAIVGDSGSGKTTILKLLLKIYNPDSGTLQMGETDYSTISHAALRKECGVVMQDGFIFSDTIANNIMVSNEIFNSANLLHAIKTANIDQFIKQSPLGLNTKIGAEGNGLSQGQKQRILIARAIYKDPHYMFFDEATNALDANNETKIMHNLNQAFKGRTVVVVAHRLSTVKNADQIIVLKSGQIVEQGKHEDLVNTRGFYYELIKNQLELGN; this is encoded by the coding sequence ATGGCATCTTTCCCATACTATCGTCAGCTTGAATCAATGGACTGTGGGCCCACTTGTTTAAAGATGATCTCCAAGTATTATGGAAAACGCTTTAGCCTTGATACACTACGGCAAAAAACCAAACATAGCCGTAACGGTGTTTCTTTGTTGGGTATAAGCCAGGCTGCTGAACAGATCGGGTTTCGTACAGTTGGCGCAAGGGTAAATTATGAGGATCTTAAAGAAAGTATCCATTTACCGTGTATAGCCCATTGGGACCAAAATCACTTTATTGTCGTATATAAAATTAAAAAGGATAGGGTTTTTGTAGCAGACCCGGGCAAGTCGTTGCTTTCTTATCCCAAAAAAGAGTTTCTGCAAAAATGGGCATTTAATGCTGCTGAAAAAAAGCAGGATGGTATAGTATTATTGATTGAGCCTACCCCAAATTTTTATACCGAAGAAGAGGAGCAGGACACCTCTATTAAAGCGACAAAAATACTGAGGTATCTCAGAGGCTATAAAAAACTGTTTATACAATTACTGATTGGTCTTTTAGCAGCAGCCCTGCTGCAAACGATATTTCCGTTTTTAACACAGTCAATTGTTGATATAGGTATCAATAACAACAATATCAATTTCATAAATATGATATTGCTGGGGCAGTTGATGCTTTCGCTCGGGCAAACTACCATTGAGCTGATACGCGGATGGATATTACTTCACATTAGTACGCGTATCAGTATTTCCATTCTTTCAGATTTTTTAACCAAACTGCTCAGGTTACCTCTGTCATTTTTTGATACCAAAATTACCGGTGACATTATGCAGCGGATAAGTGATCAGAAAAGAGTAGAAACATTTTTAACAAGTACGTTCCTTAATACTGTTTTCTCATTTATAACGCTCATTGTATTCGGATCAGTGCTGGTATCTTATAGTCAAAGTATCTTTTTGATTTTCTTAGGGGGGAGCTTAACCTATTTTACATGGGTTTATCTCTTTCTTAAATTCCGCAAGAAATTAGATTATAAGCGGTTTGAAATATCTGCAGCCAATCAAAATAATATTATTCAGTTAATGAGTGGTATCCATGAAATTAAAATGAATGATTGCGGAACACAAAAGCTTTGGGAATGGGAGCGTATACAGGCTCAGCTGTTTAAATTTAACACCAAAAGCTTATCACTAAGCCAGTACCAGCAAGTGGGTGCAGTATTTATCAATCAAACTAAAAATATCCTTATTGTATTTTTAGCTGCCAAGCTGGTAATTTCCGGAAACCTGACACTTGGTTCCATGCTGGCCATACAATTTATTGTTGGCCAGTTAAATTCGCCGGTTGAACAGTTTATACAGTTTTTACAAAGTGCGCAGGATGCAAAAATAAGTGTCGACCGTCTGAATGATGTGCATGAAGTATCAGATGAAGAGCCAGATGACCGGCAGTTTATTAAGCGCCTCCCTCCTGACAAGTCTATCCGTTTAAGCAACATTACGTTTACTTATCCGGGGGCTGGTAACCATCCGGTATTAAAAGGTATTGATTTATATATTCCCGAAGGAAAAATAACTGCTATTGTTGGCGACAGTGGCAGCGGTAAAACAACTATTCTGAAATTATTATTAAAAATATATAACCCTGATAGTGGCACATTGCAAATGGGCGAAACAGATTATAGCACCATATCACATGCGGCCTTAAGAAAAGAATGCGGAGTGGTAATGCAAGATGGGTTTATATTTTCAGATACTATTGCTAACAATATCATGGTGAGTAACGAGATATTTAACTCGGCCAACCTGTTACACGCCATAAAAACTGCTAATATCGACCAGTTTATTAAACAATCGCCGCTGGGGTTAAATACAAAGATCGGTGCAGAAGGCAATGGGCTAAGCCAGGGCCAAAAACAGCGCATACTTATTGCAAGGGCTATATATAAGGATCCTCATTATATGTTTTTTGATGAAGCCACCAATGCTCTTGATGCAAATAATGAAACGAAAATCATGCATAATCTTAACCAGGCCTTTAAAGGGCGTACGGTGGTGGTGGTAGCGCACAGGCTAAGCACGGTTAAAAATGCCGATCAGATCATTGTTTTAAAATCCGGGCAGATTGTTGAGCAGGGAAAACATGAAGACCTGGTAAATACCCGCGGATTTTATTATGAGCTTATAAAAAACCAGCTTGAACTTGGTAACTAA
- a CDS encoding LLM class flavin-dependent oxidoreductase, translating into MEKLKIGLIDFGIRTAKLNSLLKVNDLINYAYQADELGYSRFWLGEHHIPDPTHTWNDPTILIPILASMTSKIRIGTAGILLSIHQPYHVACNFKMLTNLFPNRIDLGLANGGVMSSVAQLATGIEGLNMPEAFKNNLDKFFYIINNESEVLQIGTVVSPYKGVNPDVWSLSTGMGKSIDRALEHGTNLSRSIFHTNADMEAHKDKLAEFKEAFYNKHNRYPKVNLVVSGICHKTTAKAKRAVGPLRDGFGYNITGTPAQFHEAFLAFSEKYGVDEIIFMNAAKEPKDRLMGIELIAQEFSLPDSAKVRRVKQTAA; encoded by the coding sequence ATGGAAAAGCTAAAAATAGGGTTAATTGATTTTGGTATCAGAACCGCAAAGCTTAACAGCCTTTTAAAAGTTAATGATTTGATTAATTATGCCTATCAGGCAGATGAGTTGGGCTATTCAAGGTTTTGGCTGGGCGAGCATCACATCCCCGACCCTACCCATACCTGGAATGACCCTACTATATTGATACCTATACTTGCTTCCATGACATCAAAGATACGTATAGGCACGGCTGGAATATTATTAAGTATACATCAGCCATATCACGTAGCATGTAACTTTAAAATGCTTACCAACCTGTTTCCTAACCGCATTGATCTTGGCTTGGCAAATGGCGGAGTAATGTCGTCCGTCGCTCAATTGGCTACAGGCATAGAAGGGCTGAATATGCCCGAAGCCTTCAAAAACAATCTGGATAAATTTTTCTATATCATTAATAACGAAAGTGAAGTTCTTCAAATAGGCACAGTTGTGTCACCATATAAAGGCGTTAACCCAGACGTTTGGTCGCTAAGTACAGGTATGGGTAAGAGCATCGATAGAGCTTTGGAGCATGGCACTAATCTTTCAAGGTCCATCTTTCATACCAATGCTGACATGGAGGCTCACAAGGATAAATTAGCGGAGTTTAAAGAAGCATTTTATAATAAGCACAATCGTTATCCGAAAGTAAATCTTGTAGTTTCAGGTATCTGCCACAAAACCACCGCTAAGGCAAAAAGAGCGGTAGGCCCGCTGCGCGATGGTTTCGGGTATAATATTACAGGGACACCTGCACAGTTTCATGAAGCCTTTTTAGCCTTCAGCGAAAAGTATGGTGTTGATGAAATCATTTTCATGAATGCTGCAAAAGAACCTAAAGACAGGCTTATGGGCATTGAGCTTATAGCACAGGAGTTTTCATTGCCCGATTCTGCTAAAGTGCGCAGAGTAAAACAAACAGCAGCTTAG
- a CDS encoding lanthionine synthetase LanC family protein: MIEEQIESKLIEQIKTGEHVIASLPFKGNSLFSGKLGRILYLAYNYKLLGNEENIETAVTYLDELFDYFKSGSPEAILEIPWVLPSLCRVIMTLNQDNIIDIELQDDEFFVFDEMVYKSAKTYLANNNIDFLYGAAGALSYLVNRIDYNGKIKDYITDAFESLMLLKMEDEHGVRFFNSHISKQNRSADIDLGVAHGQSGLILVLLDIYKAGILQPEIRGLIIGMLKYILGLERKPERADGVYSYFPVTIDENFARTAPENIKKYNDRMGWCYGDLNIALVFYRCADVLNMPELLIKADTLGRDTCTRLTEEESGIENAHLCHGSASMVLMYNALYREQPLPEYMDTKNFWMEYTHNYIQNELKDPESNGRAEQLLMGIPGVMLVLINEALGGNQKWQSIFLM; this comes from the coding sequence ATGATTGAAGAACAAATTGAAAGCAAGCTTATAGAGCAGATTAAAACAGGCGAGCATGTAATTGCGTCATTGCCGTTCAAAGGCAATTCGTTGTTTTCGGGCAAGTTGGGGCGTATTCTATACCTGGCATATAATTATAAGCTGCTTGGGAATGAAGAAAATATTGAAACTGCGGTCACCTATCTTGATGAATTGTTCGACTATTTTAAAAGCGGCTCACCCGAGGCGATACTTGAAATACCATGGGTACTCCCCTCTTTGTGCAGGGTTATAATGACCTTAAATCAGGATAATATCATAGATATAGAATTGCAGGATGATGAGTTTTTTGTTTTCGACGAGATGGTATATAAGAGCGCTAAAACTTATTTGGCAAATAATAATATTGATTTTTTATATGGTGCTGCTGGTGCCTTAAGTTATCTGGTAAACCGTATTGATTATAATGGCAAAATAAAAGATTACATAACGGATGCTTTTGAAAGCTTAATGCTTTTAAAGATGGAGGATGAACATGGGGTCAGGTTCTTCAATTCACACATCTCCAAGCAAAACCGCTCAGCAGATATTGATCTTGGAGTTGCACATGGGCAAAGCGGCCTGATACTGGTATTGCTGGATATTTACAAAGCAGGCATTTTACAACCGGAAATACGCGGACTGATAATCGGTATGCTTAAGTATATACTTGGTTTAGAACGTAAGCCCGAAAGGGCCGATGGCGTATATTCTTACTTCCCTGTAACCATTGATGAAAACTTTGCCAGAACAGCCCCCGAGAACATCAAAAAATATAATGACAGGATGGGCTGGTGCTATGGCGACTTAAATATTGCATTAGTGTTTTACCGTTGTGCAGATGTTCTTAATATGCCTGAACTGCTTATTAAAGCAGATACGTTAGGCAGGGATACCTGTACACGCCTTACAGAAGAAGAATCAGGCATAGAGAATGCCCATTTATGCCACGGATCGGCAAGTATGGTATTAATGTATAACGCACTTTACCGTGAACAGCCCTTGCCTGAATATATGGATACTAAAAACTTCTGGATGGAATATACCCATAATTACATACAGAACGAACTAAAAGATCCTGAAAGTAACGGGCGTGCCGAGCAATTATTAATGGGTATACCTGGTGTAATGCTGGTGCTGATTAATGAAGCGCTTGGAGGGAATCAGAAATGGCAAAGCATATTCTTAATGTAA